In Molothrus ater isolate BHLD 08-10-18 breed brown headed cowbird chromosome 19, BPBGC_Mater_1.1, whole genome shotgun sequence, a single genomic region encodes these proteins:
- the RHOT1 gene encoding mitochondrial Rho GTPase 1 isoform X2: MLLTTRILLIRLPLILVGNKSDLVEYSSMETILPIMNQYTEIETCVECSAKNLKNISELFYYAQKAVLHPTGPLYCPEEKEMKPACIKALTRIFRISDQDNDGTLNDAELNFFQRICFNTPLAPQALEDVKNVVRKNLSDGVADNGLTLKGFLFLHTLFIQRGRHETTWTVLRRFGYDDDLELTPEYLFPPLKIPPDCTTELNHHAYLFLQSIFDKHDLDRDCALSPDELKDLFKVFPYMPWGPDVNNTVCTNERGWITYQGFLSQWTLTTYLDVQRCLEYLGYLGYSILAEQESQASAITVTRDKKIDLQKKQTQRNVFRCNVVGMKGCGKSGVLQALLGRNLIRQRQIRAEHKSYYAINTVYVYGQEKYLLLHDVSDSDFLTDAETICDAVCLVYDVSNPKSFEYCARIFKQHFMDSRIPCLVVAAKSDLHEVRQEYSISPAEFCRKHKMPPPQAFTCNTADVPSKDIFVKLTTMAMYPHARLRCMCACNRCTFCICQNFLNSDLLQSVKNKLFTAVLNRLRAYLAEVGAMLLADEESRIMQQVHAVHSVEDSIFMESSLGPRLLEDR; this comes from the exons ATGCTGTTAACAACAAGAATTCTATTGATAAG gCTGCCTCTTATATTAGTTGGAAACAAGTCTGATCTAGTGGAGTACAGCAGTATGGAAACTATCCTTCCCATTATGAATCAATATACAGAAATAGAAACTTGTGTAGAG TGTTCAGCCAAAAACTTGAAGAATATATCTGAGCTATTTTATTATGCACAGAAAGCTGTTCTACATCCTACAGGTCCTCTTTATTGCCCAGAGGAGAAAGAG ATGAAACCTGCCTGCATTAAAGCACTGACTCGCATTTTTAGAATTTCTGATCAAGATAATGATGGTACTCTCAATGATGCAGAGCTCAACTTCTTTCAG AGAATTTGTTTTAATACACCACTGGCACCTCAAGCTTTGGAAGACGTAAAGAATGTAGTCAGGAAAAACCTAAGTGATGGAGTTGCAGATAATGGATTGACATTAAAAG gttttctttttctacacACACTTTTCATTCAGCGAGGAAGGCACGAGACAACCTGGACTGTTTTGCGTCGCTTTGGCTACGACGATGACTTGGAGCTCACGCCAGAGTACCTGTTCCCTCC CCTAAAAATTCCCCCTGACTGCACAACAGAACTAAATCATCATGCATACTTGTTTCTTCAAAGTATTTTTGATAAACATGATTTG GATAGAGATTGTGCTTTATCTCCTGATGAATTGAAAGACTTGTTCAAAGTCTTCCCTTACATGCCATGGGGACCTGATGTGAACAACACAGTTTGTACAAATGAAAGAGGATGGATCACGTACCAAGGGTTTCTCTCGCAGTGGAC ACTAACCACATACCTGGATGTGCAGCGTTGCCTGGAGTACCTGGGTTATTTAGGGTACTCCATACTTGCAGAGCAAGAATCTCAAGCATCAGCAATTACAG tgacaaGAGATAAAAAGATAGACCTCCAGAAAAAACAGACTCAGCGAAATGTCTTCCGATGCAACGTTGTTGGAATGAAAGGCTGTGGGAAAAGTGGAGTTCTTCAAGCTCTTCTTGGAAGAAATCTAATA agaCAGAGGCAAATACGTGCAGAACACAAATCTTACTATGCCATTAATACAGTCTATGTATATGGACAAGAAAAATACTTGCTG CTACACGATGTCAGTGACTCAGACTTTTTAACTGATGCTGAGACCATATGCGATGCTGTCTGCCTGGTATATGATGTCAGTAATCCAAAATCCTTTGAGTACTGTGCCAGGATTTTTAAG CAGCACTTCATGGACAGCAGAATACCATGTTTAGTGGTAGCTGCCAAGTCCGACTTGCATGAAGTTAGACAGGAATATAGTATTTCTCCTGCTGAAttctgcagaaaacacaaaatgccTCCACCCCAAGCCTTTACTTGTAATACTGCTGATGTGCCGAGTAAGGATATCTTTGTAAAACTGACAACTATGGCAATGTATCC CCATGCCCGGTTACGCTGTATGTGCGCCTGCAACAGGTGTACATTTTGCATCTGTCAGAACTTCCTCAACTCAGACTTGCTGCAATCTGTAAAGAACAAACTCTTCACTGCAGTTCTTAACAG GTTAAGAGCCTACCTAGCTGAGGTGGGGGCCATGCTGTTAGCAGACGAGGAGAGCAGGATTATGCAGCAGGTGCACGCCGTCCACTCTGTAGAAGATTCCATCTTCATGGAGTCATCTCTTGGTCCACGTTTGCTTGAAGACAGGTAA